The Deinococcus sonorensis KR-87 genome includes a window with the following:
- a CDS encoding LacI family DNA-binding transcriptional regulator gives MSGLAAVAKLAQVSPATASRALHRPEMVARETRERVEQAAEQLGYRPNQLARSLRTRDSRTLALVVTDILNPFSATIAKAVQDTADQSGHNLFLFNSDEEPDKERRALETLRGHLPQGLIVVPTPGARENLELVPDLPVIELDRASGRPGAYTVMVDNRGGAYQAVRHLLDLGHTRIGMIVGRRNISTAQERYEGYCQALDEAGLPYQEALVLPGNHREEDGRQAATQLLSQPAGVRPTALFVGNNEMTVGAVLAARQLQLSLPGDLSVVGFDDSRWARTTTPSITVIAQPTYQLGQLACQRLIQLMSGVAPPEAHTRLPTTLIVRESTGPPPAR, from the coding sequence ATGAGTGGACTCGCTGCCGTCGCCAAACTTGCCCAGGTTTCTCCGGCCACCGCGTCCCGCGCGCTGCACCGGCCGGAAATGGTGGCGCGTGAAACCCGCGAGCGGGTGGAGCAGGCGGCCGAACAGCTGGGCTACCGGCCCAATCAGCTGGCCCGCAGCCTGCGCACCCGCGACAGCCGCACGCTGGCGCTGGTGGTGACCGACATCCTGAACCCCTTCTCGGCCACCATCGCCAAGGCGGTTCAGGACACCGCCGACCAGAGCGGGCACAACCTCTTCCTGTTCAACAGTGACGAGGAGCCGGACAAGGAGCGCCGCGCCCTGGAGACGCTGCGCGGCCACCTGCCGCAGGGCCTGATCGTGGTGCCCACGCCGGGAGCCCGGGAGAACCTGGAACTGGTGCCGGACCTGCCGGTGATTGAGCTGGACCGCGCCAGCGGCCGTCCCGGCGCGTATACGGTGATGGTGGACAACCGGGGCGGCGCGTATCAGGCGGTGCGGCATCTGCTGGACCTGGGCCACACCCGCATCGGCATGATCGTGGGGCGGCGCAACATCAGCACCGCCCAGGAGCGCTACGAGGGCTACTGTCAGGCGCTGGACGAGGCCGGGCTGCCGTATCAGGAGGCGCTGGTGCTGCCGGGCAACCATCGTGAGGAGGACGGCCGTCAGGCCGCCACCCAGCTGCTGAGTCAGCCGGCCGGCGTGCGGCCCACTGCCCTGTTCGTGGGCAACAACGAGATGACGGTGGGTGCGGTGCTGGCCGCCCGCCAGCTGCAGCTGAGTCTTCCCGGCGACCTGTCGGTGGTGGGCTTCGACGACTCGCGCTGGGCCCGCACCACCACTCCCTCCATCACCGTGATCGCGCAGCCGACGTACCAGCTGGGCCAGCTGGCCTGCCAGCGCCTGATCCAGCTGATGAGCGGCGTGGCGCCGCCCGAGGCCCACACCCGGCTGCCCACCACCCTGATCGTGCGGGAAAGCACCGGCCCTCCGCCCGCCCGTTGA
- a CDS encoding SDR family NAD(P)-dependent oxidoreductase has protein sequence MPEPLSPLPDTRLSGQVIAVTGADQGYGRIVSMVLARAGANVVLIGDLAETLAAHASAIEGAGGTAIPIKADVGVPLDWRSAQDRILEIFGALHGIVHLADKRAHSSFTMLSEAEWMDLFNCNVKSSVAIAQIVRRHLRGTWLTIIGPHLNETGLHVAPQRGALGGLVEQAHLEELRANLVLPGRQASGDEAQDLPVADAVLALALPELRHLGGNLIRVPLSEPPRAPRDQPTPLELHFR, from the coding sequence ATGCCTGAGCCGCTGTCTCCCCTCCCCGATACCCGCCTGAGTGGTCAGGTGATCGCCGTGACCGGCGCCGACCAGGGCTATGGCCGCATCGTCAGCATGGTGCTGGCGCGGGCCGGGGCCAACGTGGTGCTGATCGGCGACCTGGCCGAGACGCTGGCTGCACATGCCAGCGCCATCGAGGGGGCCGGCGGGACTGCCATTCCGATCAAAGCGGACGTCGGCGTGCCGCTGGACTGGCGCAGCGCCCAGGACCGCATTCTGGAGATCTTCGGGGCGCTGCACGGCATCGTGCATCTGGCAGACAAGCGCGCCCACAGCAGCTTCACCATGCTCAGCGAGGCCGAGTGGATGGACCTGTTCAACTGCAACGTCAAGAGCAGCGTTGCCATCGCGCAGATCGTGCGCCGACACCTGCGCGGCACCTGGCTGACCATCATCGGGCCGCACCTCAACGAGACCGGCCTGCACGTGGCCCCGCAGCGCGGCGCGCTGGGCGGGCTGGTGGAGCAGGCGCACCTGGAGGAACTGCGCGCCAACCTGGTGCTGCCCGGCCGGCAGGCCAGCGGCGACGAGGCACAGGACCTCCCGGTGGCCGACGCGGTGCTGGCACTGGCACTGCCGGAACTGCGGCACCTGGGCGGCAACCTGATCCGCGTGCCGCTGTCGGAGCCGCCGCGGGCGCCCCGAGACCAGCCGACCCCGCTGGAGCTGCACTTCCGGTGA
- a CDS encoding FAD-dependent oxidoreductase: MYAHVGQSFASRAYDVLIVGAGRMGAALAWQLRQRAPHLSLLLAEEGGLPNEEGATILASGVWHSDVPDEQRERAERTRALLGERLQPCGVLTLSEQGGVPPSVPYPASLADAAVLPGLRLDPRGGVYSPASVTLDAGQQAVRLGADLMLNVRCELRGGGQVALHRLSVTNTHQVVVDHTVTVTAAQVVIASGAAGPHLIENGLGQPTRHRQAYRQLPRLNVPSGPDSPVVRACGFVLRPHSGGYVVTPPILHPDPWGYQPVGGRLAGVPVGLRREVVDSLLPHLEALPALASEALVVGRSSADIPGAWLALPEGGWPRWDRLDEQHVLLLGGPHADLTGLAVAEELAEALAQG; the protein is encoded by the coding sequence GTGTACGCCCACGTGGGCCAGTCGTTCGCGTCACGTGCTTACGACGTGCTGATCGTAGGGGCTGGACGGATGGGCGCGGCGCTGGCATGGCAGCTTCGGCAGCGCGCCCCCCACCTGAGCCTGCTGCTTGCCGAGGAGGGTGGCCTGCCGAACGAGGAAGGTGCGACCATCCTGGCCAGCGGCGTCTGGCACAGCGATGTCCCGGACGAGCAGCGCGAGCGGGCCGAGCGGACCCGCGCCCTGCTGGGCGAACGCCTGCAGCCGTGTGGTGTGCTGACCCTGAGCGAGCAGGGCGGTGTGCCGCCGTCCGTTCCCTACCCCGCTTCCCTGGCCGACGCCGCCGTGTTGCCCGGCCTTCGACTGGACCCGCGCGGCGGCGTCTACAGTCCGGCCAGCGTGACCCTGGACGCAGGCCAGCAGGCGGTGAGGCTGGGCGCCGACCTGATGCTGAACGTGCGCTGTGAGCTGCGCGGTGGCGGCCAGGTGGCCCTGCACCGCCTGAGCGTCACCAACACGCATCAGGTGGTGGTGGACCACACGGTCACGGTCACGGCCGCCCAGGTGGTGATTGCGTCGGGCGCGGCCGGCCCGCACCTGATCGAGAACGGTCTGGGGCAGCCGACCCGGCACCGACAGGCCTACCGCCAGCTGCCGCGCCTGAACGTGCCGAGCGGCCCAGACAGCCCGGTGGTGCGCGCCTGCGGCTTCGTGCTGCGTCCGCACAGCGGCGGCTATGTGGTGACGCCGCCCATTCTGCATCCGGACCCGTGGGGGTATCAGCCGGTGGGCGGCCGGCTGGCGGGGGTACCGGTGGGCCTGCGCCGCGAGGTGGTGGACAGCCTGCTGCCCCACCTGGAGGCGCTGCCGGCGCTGGCCAGCGAGGCGCTGGTGGTGGGCCGCAGCAGCGCCGACATTCCCGGCGCGTGGCTGGCCCTGCCGGAAGGTGGGTGGCCGCGCTGGGACCGGCTTGACGAGCAGCACGTGCTGCTGCTGGGCGGCCCGCACGCCGACCTGACCGGCCTGGCCGTCGCGGAGGAGCTGGCGGAGGCACTGGCCCAGGGGTAA
- the dnaB gene encoding replicative DNA helicase yields MEGTPRIPPHNNDAEISVLGSVLLDNDALIQLGDSVSAEMFYREGHRKIFTCMRGLQERGEPVDLVTLSDELRRLNQLDEVGGLTYLIGLSEQVPTAAYAEHYARIVQEKYTLRTLIQASGRVMQLAYEAQLPLEDLLDRSEKLIFEVAEQKKTAEATQAMSDVVHDTFEYITLLHSNRGIPDGVASGFRDLDEQISGLQKGSLNVLAARPSMGKTAFALSIAQNVALRGEKTVAVFSLEMPAVQLALRMLCSEGRVDMNRIRSGQLGERDFERLAHAAGRLAEAPMVIDDEPDLTVNVLRSKLRRIAAQHGQLGLVVIDYLQLMSGGKNSGGSDNRQQEISLISRSLKGIAREMEVPIVVLSQLSRAVEQRPNHRPMLSDLRESGAIEQDADIVMFIYRDEYYNKETDQQGIAEIIIGKQRNGPVGTVKLQFHSAHVRFNDLAPEGV; encoded by the coding sequence ATGGAAGGCACACCCCGCATTCCCCCCCACAACAACGACGCCGAGATCAGTGTGCTGGGCAGCGTGCTGCTCGACAACGACGCCCTAATCCAGCTGGGTGACAGCGTCTCCGCCGAGATGTTCTACCGCGAGGGTCACCGCAAGATCTTCACCTGCATGCGCGGCCTGCAGGAACGCGGCGAGCCGGTGGATCTGGTGACGCTCAGCGATGAGCTGCGCCGGCTGAACCAGCTGGACGAGGTGGGCGGCCTCACCTACCTGATCGGGCTCTCCGAGCAGGTGCCGACCGCCGCCTACGCCGAGCACTACGCGCGCATCGTGCAGGAGAAGTACACCCTGCGCACGCTGATCCAGGCTTCAGGCCGGGTGATGCAGCTGGCCTACGAGGCGCAGCTGCCGCTGGAAGACCTGCTGGACCGCAGCGAGAAGCTGATCTTCGAGGTGGCCGAGCAGAAAAAGACGGCCGAGGCCACCCAGGCGATGAGCGACGTGGTGCATGACACCTTCGAGTACATCACGCTGCTGCACAGCAACCGGGGCATTCCCGACGGGGTGGCCAGCGGCTTCCGCGACCTGGACGAGCAGATCTCCGGGCTGCAGAAGGGCAGCCTGAACGTGCTGGCGGCCCGGCCCAGCATGGGCAAGACCGCCTTTGCGCTCTCGATTGCCCAGAACGTGGCGCTGAGAGGCGAGAAGACGGTGGCGGTGTTCAGTCTGGAGATGCCGGCGGTGCAGCTGGCCCTGCGGATGTTGTGCAGCGAGGGCCGGGTGGATATGAACCGCATCCGCAGCGGACAGCTGGGCGAGCGCGACTTCGAGCGGCTGGCGCACGCGGCGGGCCGGCTGGCCGAGGCCCCGATGGTCATCGACGATGAGCCGGACCTGACCGTGAACGTGCTGAGAAGCAAGCTGCGCCGCATCGCCGCGCAGCACGGACAGCTGGGACTGGTGGTCATTGACTACCTGCAGCTGATGTCCGGCGGCAAGAACAGCGGGGGCAGCGACAACCGCCAGCAGGAGATCAGCCTGATCAGCCGATCGCTGAAGGGCATCGCCCGCGAAATGGAGGTGCCGATCGTGGTGCTCTCGCAGCTCTCGCGCGCGGTAGAGCAGCGGCCCAACCACCGCCCGATGCTCAGCGACCTGCGCGAGTCGGGTGCCATCGAGCAGGATGCAGATATCGTGATGTTCATCTACCGCGACGAGTACTACAATAAGGAAACCGACCAGCAGGGCATCGCGGAGATCATCATCGGCAAGCAGCGCAACGGCCCCGTCGGGACCGTCAAGCTGCAGTTTCACAGTGCCCACGTGCGGTTCAACGACCTCGCGCCGGAAGGGGTCTGA
- a CDS encoding NUDIX hydrolase, which translates to MSDEQKTQAAGRRRRRRRGSSARPAPAQPVVSVAAAPAPVATPRRPAAPKRAPKKPPAEPRIGVGCIVLRGDEILMVRERGRWSLPKGGLDAGELVQMGALRETYEETGLTVEIRELAFVVEFQAQTWGHHLQFFYLAREVSGTLGPRDPDREVQEAKFIPLRQLREYLRFRPRLVALETWLRERKPRHFVFDLDHEPAMLRKRRRVESGKLTEPVGAD; encoded by the coding sequence ATGAGTGACGAACAGAAGACGCAGGCGGCCGGGCGGCGGCGGCGCCGGCGGCGCGGCAGCAGTGCGCGCCCGGCCCCGGCCCAGCCGGTCGTCAGCGTGGCGGCCGCGCCGGCCCCCGTGGCCACCCCCAGGCGACCGGCCGCCCCCAAGCGCGCACCCAAGAAGCCGCCGGCCGAGCCGCGCATCGGAGTGGGCTGCATTGTGCTGCGCGGGGACGAGATCCTGATGGTGCGCGAGCGTGGCCGCTGGAGCCTGCCCAAGGGCGGGCTGGACGCGGGCGAGCTGGTGCAGATGGGCGCCCTGCGCGAGACCTATGAGGAGACCGGCCTGACGGTGGAGATCCGGGAGCTGGCCTTCGTGGTGGAGTTCCAGGCGCAGACCTGGGGCCACCACCTGCAGTTCTTCTACCTGGCCCGCGAGGTCAGCGGCACGCTGGGCCCGCGCGACCCGGACCGCGAGGTGCAGGAGGCCAAGTTCATCCCGCTGCGCCAGCTGCGCGAATACCTGCGCTTCCGGCCCCGGCTGGTGGCGCTGGAGACTTGGCTGCGCGAGCGCAAGCCGCGCCACTTCGTCTTTGATCTGGACCACGAGCCGGCCATGCTGCGCAAGCGCCGCCGGGTGGAGAGCGGCAAGCTCACCGAGCCGGTGGGCGCCGACTGA
- a CDS encoding DEAD/DEAH box helicase has translation MPDPFTRLDAFLRDILGGGAALLHQEEPAEASVCSTESLGWSSALQAGFGFPQVYSHQAETYRRMRAGEDVIITTPTASGKTGAFFPAVFERLAQDPQATALFVYPLVALSQDQRSKLDAFRAGGQFDWQIGAFQGAVTPAEAFQPGVRMVTATPDKLHWSLTHPQVQHFLKHLSFLVLDEAHTYRGGFGSEVAGMLRRLLELSRALGARPQVVLSTATIGNPAEFARELCGAEVSEVGVSGAARHGKRYYLADHQGQPRRFWDGVMQASVRHQLKVLAFFRGRSRAGRLYGTYRAHAAHARHAHLYMAGTSDREGRLTEFRRTKSGVMFATNALEAGVDIGDLEVVIVDGYPGSRMAFRQMAGRAGRVSPGLVLYLPALDERGLPLPVDAFYSNAANFRELLTGQIERAVVEADNPYLAPRHQQRAQEEQRAAGLIASATPSRYWNLRGEGSAKYAVIEEGEWAKRGAACFQSPLESPAQHYALTEKHVDAVFELEGQGYKVKRWERTPQGTAILVEPFEAHSLFTRGLHQTSVQTRRMGEWQRRGPLAFRHGEVVIRRRYTGYSMMRTVFERACSQCDREPELSERRCRSCGGRIQDRMQDHKISEHPFEEVMELEPFVTSALEVGLDARASEQPGAVAHTLKHLLHKLIPERVACDQGDLAGAFRDGHDTYFFLYDDWKGGLGVTRRAYEQVDDLLRRALELCSRPCCQDGCYECTSVSRCSSPFYASGERRPTSKAATRLYLAEVLGQVAEPLPDATARPALDPQWPEQAREWLDLYGLSATEVSARLGIPSREIQREVGRLGPLRLRHPTFGDGHWAGGSGSGEARTALVYFPGVGQKKLLVSKANLQVLAGSPAVKR, from the coding sequence ATGCCCGACCCCTTCACCCGCCTGGACGCGTTTCTGCGCGACATCCTGGGTGGAGGGGCGGCGCTGCTGCATCAGGAGGAGCCGGCGGAGGCGTCCGTGTGCAGTACCGAGAGCCTCGGCTGGTCCAGCGCTTTGCAGGCAGGCTTCGGCTTTCCACAGGTGTACAGCCATCAGGCCGAAACCTACCGGCGGATGCGGGCCGGCGAGGACGTGATCATCACCACGCCGACCGCCAGCGGCAAGACCGGCGCCTTCTTTCCGGCGGTGTTCGAGCGGCTGGCCCAGGACCCGCAGGCCACCGCCCTGTTTGTGTACCCGCTGGTGGCGCTGTCGCAGGACCAGCGCAGCAAGCTGGACGCCTTCCGGGCCGGGGGGCAGTTCGATTGGCAGATTGGTGCGTTTCAGGGAGCCGTCACCCCCGCCGAGGCATTTCAACCGGGGGTCAGGATGGTGACCGCCACGCCGGACAAGCTGCACTGGTCCTTGACCCATCCGCAGGTGCAGCACTTCCTGAAGCACCTGTCCTTTCTGGTCTTGGATGAGGCACACACCTACCGGGGCGGCTTCGGCAGTGAAGTGGCCGGCATGCTGCGCCGGCTGCTGGAGCTGAGCCGGGCGCTGGGTGCCCGTCCGCAGGTTGTGCTGAGCACCGCCACCATCGGCAACCCGGCCGAGTTTGCGCGGGAACTGTGCGGCGCGGAGGTGAGCGAGGTGGGCGTGTCGGGCGCGGCGCGGCATGGCAAGCGCTACTACCTCGCCGACCACCAGGGGCAGCCGCGCCGCTTCTGGGACGGTGTGATGCAGGCGAGCGTGCGACATCAGCTGAAGGTGCTGGCCTTTTTTCGGGGCCGCTCCAGGGCCGGACGGCTGTATGGCACCTACCGGGCCCACGCCGCGCACGCCCGGCACGCTCACCTCTATATGGCCGGCACCAGCGACCGCGAGGGTCGCCTGACCGAGTTCCGGCGCACGAAGAGCGGCGTGATGTTCGCCACCAACGCGCTGGAGGCTGGGGTGGACATCGGGGACCTGGAGGTGGTGATCGTGGACGGCTACCCGGGCAGCCGGATGGCGTTCCGGCAGATGGCTGGCCGGGCGGGCCGGGTGTCGCCGGGGCTGGTGCTGTACCTGCCGGCGCTGGACGAGCGGGGCCTGCCGCTGCCGGTGGACGCCTTCTACAGCAACGCTGCCAACTTCCGCGAACTGCTGACCGGCCAGATTGAGCGGGCTGTGGTGGAGGCGGACAATCCGTATCTGGCCCCCCGGCACCAGCAGCGCGCCCAGGAGGAGCAGCGGGCCGCCGGCCTGATCGCCTCGGCGACGCCCAGCCGCTACTGGAACCTGCGCGGCGAGGGCAGCGCCAAGTACGCGGTGATCGAGGAGGGCGAGTGGGCGAAGCGCGGCGCGGCGTGTTTCCAGAGCCCGCTGGAGAGTCCGGCCCAGCACTACGCCCTGACCGAGAAGCACGTGGACGCGGTGTTCGAGCTGGAAGGCCAGGGGTACAAGGTCAAGCGCTGGGAACGCACGCCGCAGGGCACTGCCATCCTGGTGGAACCGTTCGAGGCGCACTCGCTCTTTACGCGCGGCCTGCACCAGACCAGTGTGCAGACCCGGCGCATGGGCGAGTGGCAGCGGCGCGGCCCGCTGGCCTTCCGGCACGGCGAGGTGGTGATCCGGCGGCGCTACACCGGCTACAGCATGATGCGGACCGTGTTCGAGCGCGCCTGCAGCCAGTGTGACCGAGAGCCGGAGCTGAGCGAGCGTCGCTGCCGCAGCTGCGGAGGCCGCATTCAGGACCGCATGCAGGACCACAAGATCAGCGAGCATCCCTTCGAGGAGGTGATGGAGCTGGAACCGTTCGTGACCAGCGCCCTGGAAGTGGGGCTGGACGCGCGCGCCAGCGAGCAGCCGGGGGCCGTGGCGCACACCCTCAAGCACCTGCTGCACAAGCTGATACCGGAGCGGGTGGCCTGCGACCAGGGTGACCTGGCAGGCGCGTTCCGCGATGGCCACGACACCTACTTCTTTCTGTACGACGACTGGAAGGGTGGTCTGGGCGTGACCCGGCGGGCCTACGAGCAGGTGGACGACCTGCTGCGCCGGGCGCTGGAGCTGTGCAGCCGGCCGTGCTGCCAGGACGGCTGCTACGAGTGCACCTCGGTGAGCCGCTGCAGCAGCCCCTTCTATGCCAGCGGCGAGCGGCGACCCACCAGCAAGGCGGCCACCCGGCTGTACCTGGCCGAGGTGCTGGGGCAGGTGGCGGAGCCGCTGCCGGACGCCACGGCGCGTCCCGCCCTCGATCCGCAGTGGCCGGAGCAGGCCCGCGAGTGGCTGGACCTGTACGGCCTGTCGGCCACCGAGGTCAGCGCCCGGCTGGGCATTCCCAGCCGCGAGATCCAGCGCGAGGTGGGGCGGCTGGGACCGCTGCGGCTGCGCCACCCGACCTTCGGAGACGGCCACTGGGCCGGTGGCAGTGGCAGTGGCGAGGCCCGCACCGCGCTGGTGTACTTTCCGGGGGTGGGCCAGAAGAAACTGCTGGTCAGCAAGGCCAACCTGCAGGTGCTGGCCGGGTCGCCGGCCGTCAAGCGCTGA
- the ilvA gene encoding threonine ammonia-lyase, biosynthetic yields the protein MTQTEPHPVLSGPPAHMALVQQVLTSRVYDVAIETPTQAAPQLSARLGCRVLFKREDQQPIFSFKLRGAYNKMAQLTEAERVRGVICASAGNHAQGVAYSAERLGLRAVIVMPATTPDIKVRACRARGAEVVLHGDSYSDAAEHAEQLQQQHGLTYIHPYDDPAVIAGQGTVGLELLRQVQAEQYTVFVPVGGGGLIAGVATFLKSLKPGIRIVGVEPEDSDAMTRSVQAGERVRLETVGIFVDGVAVKQVGVHTFELSRQYVDEWVTVSTDEVCAAIKDVFDDTRAVMEPAGALAVAGLKRYAQQHRVQGQTLVALTCGANVNFDRLRHIAERAEIGEQREAILAVTIPEQPGAFRGFCTALGQHNITEFNYRYAPTALARIFVGVQLTDAAERNALVRSLEQQGYSVTDLTGDEMAKVHVRHMVGGRSPEAVNERIYSFEFPERPGALLAFLSAMQTDWNISLFHYRNHGAAHGRVLAGIQVPEAEWPDFQLFLDRLGYPAQLEQDNPACQLFLK from the coding sequence ATGACCCAGACTGAGCCCCACCCCGTCTTGTCCGGCCCGCCCGCCCATATGGCCCTGGTGCAGCAGGTGCTGACCAGCCGCGTCTATGACGTGGCCATCGAGACGCCCACCCAGGCGGCCCCACAGCTGAGCGCCCGCCTCGGCTGCCGGGTGCTGTTCAAACGCGAGGACCAGCAGCCGATCTTCTCGTTCAAGCTGCGGGGCGCATACAACAAGATGGCGCAGCTGACCGAGGCCGAGCGGGTGCGCGGGGTCATCTGCGCCTCGGCCGGAAATCACGCGCAGGGAGTGGCCTACAGCGCCGAGCGGCTCGGCCTGCGGGCGGTCATCGTGATGCCGGCGACCACCCCCGACATCAAGGTGCGGGCCTGCCGGGCGCGCGGCGCCGAGGTGGTGCTGCACGGCGACAGCTACTCGGACGCCGCAGAACATGCCGAACAGCTGCAACAGCAGCATGGCCTGACCTACATCCATCCCTACGACGACCCGGCCGTCATCGCCGGGCAGGGAACCGTGGGGCTGGAACTGCTGCGGCAGGTGCAGGCTGAGCAGTACACCGTGTTCGTGCCGGTGGGGGGCGGCGGCCTGATCGCCGGGGTGGCCACCTTTCTGAAGTCACTCAAGCCGGGCATCCGCATCGTGGGGGTGGAGCCGGAGGACTCGGACGCCATGACCCGCAGCGTGCAGGCCGGTGAGCGGGTACGACTGGAGACGGTCGGCATCTTCGTAGACGGCGTGGCGGTCAAGCAGGTGGGTGTTCACACCTTTGAGCTGAGCCGGCAGTACGTGGACGAGTGGGTGACGGTCAGCACGGACGAAGTGTGCGCCGCCATCAAAGACGTCTTTGACGACACCCGCGCCGTGATGGAGCCGGCCGGCGCCCTGGCGGTGGCGGGCCTTAAGCGCTACGCCCAGCAGCACCGGGTACAGGGGCAGACCCTGGTGGCGCTGACCTGCGGGGCCAATGTCAACTTTGACCGCCTGCGTCACATCGCGGAGCGGGCCGAGATTGGAGAGCAGCGCGAGGCGATCCTGGCAGTGACCATTCCGGAGCAACCCGGTGCGTTCCGGGGCTTTTGTACCGCGCTGGGCCAGCACAACATCACCGAGTTCAACTACCGCTACGCTCCTACCGCGCTGGCTCGCATCTTCGTGGGTGTGCAGCTGACCGATGCCGCTGAACGGAACGCGCTGGTCCGCAGCCTGGAGCAGCAGGGCTACAGCGTCACCGACCTGACCGGTGACGAGATGGCCAAGGTGCATGTGCGGCACATGGTGGGCGGACGCTCCCCCGAAGCGGTCAACGAGCGCATCTACAGCTTCGAGTTCCCGGAGCGGCCCGGCGCCCTGCTGGCTTTCCTGAGCGCCATGCAGACTGACTGGAACATCAGCCTGTTTCACTACCGCAACCATGGAGCGGCACACGGCCGGGTACTGGCCGGCATCCAGGTGCCGGAAGCCGAATGGCCGGACTTTCAGCTGTTTCTGGACCGGCTGGGGTACCCGGCTCAGCTGGAACAGGACAATCCGGCCTGCCAGCTGTTCCTGAAATAA
- the nrdR gene encoding transcriptional regulator NrdR, whose protein sequence is MRCPYCSAPDSRVVNSRPGDDGSAIRRRRECLSCSRRFTTYERAQLEPLMVVKREGARQAFNPDKLLRGLLLATEKRPVPEERLRSFAYSFEDEVQAPEITSTEIGKRAMTFLRPLDDVAYIRFASVYRDFDSLERFIEEIQGLKDEG, encoded by the coding sequence GTGAGGTGCCCGTACTGCTCTGCCCCGGACAGCCGGGTGGTCAACTCCCGGCCCGGCGACGACGGCAGCGCCATCCGGCGGCGGCGCGAGTGCCTGAGCTGCAGCCGGCGCTTCACCACCTACGAACGCGCCCAGCTGGAGCCGCTGATGGTGGTCAAGCGCGAGGGCGCGCGTCAGGCCTTCAACCCGGACAAGCTGCTGCGCGGCCTGCTGCTCGCCACCGAGAAACGGCCGGTGCCGGAGGAGCGGCTGCGCAGCTTCGCGTACAGCTTCGAGGACGAGGTACAGGCGCCGGAGATCACCAGCACCGAGATCGGCAAGCGGGCCATGACCTTCCTGCGCCCGCTGGACGACGTGGCCTACATCCGCTTTGCCAGCGTGTACCGTGACTTCGACAGCCTGGAGCGCTTCATTGAGGAGATTCAGGGTCTGAAGGACGAAGGATAA
- a CDS encoding 1-acyl-sn-glycerol-3-phosphate acyltransferase, which yields MTRQTRAAPLGHRGWRALARLLGWTVVYVPPPNQGRKAVLVAYPHTSNWDFLPAMLMRAVVPLPLHWIGKHSLFRGPMGGLMRWLGGVSLDRRQVGGNFTEAVATLIRDSDQMLLALSAEGTRARADHWRSGFYYIALKAQVPIGLCYIDWRRREVGIGGYLQPSGNIEQDFGKFELFFQDVTGRHPERQTPVILRPSDPESPQ from the coding sequence ATGACACGACAAACACGTGCCGCGCCGCTAGGCCACCGCGGGTGGCGGGCCCTGGCCCGGCTGCTCGGCTGGACGGTGGTGTACGTGCCGCCCCCGAACCAGGGGCGCAAGGCGGTGCTGGTCGCCTACCCCCACACCAGCAACTGGGATTTTCTGCCGGCCATGCTGATGCGCGCGGTGGTGCCGCTGCCGCTGCACTGGATCGGGAAGCACAGCCTGTTCCGCGGCCCGATGGGCGGCCTGATGCGCTGGCTGGGCGGGGTGTCGCTGGACCGCCGGCAGGTGGGCGGCAACTTCACCGAGGCGGTCGCCACCCTGATCCGGGACAGCGACCAGATGCTGCTGGCGCTCTCGGCGGAAGGCACCCGCGCCCGCGCCGATCACTGGCGCAGCGGCTTCTACTACATCGCGCTCAAAGCGCAGGTGCCGATCGGCCTGTGCTACATCGACTGGCGGCGGCGCGAGGTGGGCATCGGCGGCTACCTGCAGCCGAGCGGCAACATCGAGCAGGACTTCGGCAAGTTCGAGTTGTTCTTCCAGGACGTGACCGGCCGCCATCCGGAGCGGCAGACGCCCGTTATCCTTCGTCCTTCAGACCCTGAATCTCCTCAATGA